DNA from Candidatus Hydrogenedentota bacterium:
CTCGAATCCCTCGTATTCAAGCCGGACCCCGTCACAGGCCGTCCCGTCAATCTCTTTGGCTGCGGCGGGGCTGATTTTTTCAGTCTCGAACAGTTCGGGGTTGTTGTGAACGAAATCCGACAGCCATACCGTGGGCGCCTGAAGCATGCCCCCGCTGAGCCCCGCCATCAGCCTGCTCCGGGGGATGTCCCGCTCGATTTTGTCGTATTTCTTGGCGTCCACCAGGTGGATGAAGTGGGTGCCCCCCCGGCTGTATATCTCGATTTCCTGGTCGTTGTCCTTCCCCTTCAAATGGTGGTACAGGTCATTTTCCCCGCGCAGGAGATAGTTTCCGGTAAAGGCGCGGTCCATGGGCTCGCCGTCCCGGACAAGGCGCGCGTTGATGAGCAGGTCGAAAGACAGGCTGTCCAGGCCGGCGGTGTCCGCCATGGCCTTTTCCAGCATGGTCCGGGCCGCCGCGCCGTCCCCGTCCTGGGCGGTGGCGAATCCCGAAACAACCAGCAGCGCCGTCATAACCAATGCGGCGCCCGCTGTGCGTCTTACAAGTGTCGCCTTGCCCATGTTGCATGTCTCCTGTCCGGACGCGCCGGTGTTGGGTGATTAACGAGAAAACAGAACGCCCCGACCGCCCATTCCCCGGCGGAGTCAGCCGTCAATAGGGGTGTTGCGTCCGGCATGCACCGCCTTATACCATATTCAAGCGCCGTGAAACACACTTTGCGGCGCGGCCGCACACACCGGCAGAGGAGACAATCATGGACTTTTTGTTTCGTCGTTCTTACCGCGGCCCCCTGCGCGGCGTAATCCTTGACTGGGCGGGCACCACGGTGGACTACGGGTGCTTTGCGCCGACGCTGGTGTTTCTGGACATTTTCAAGCGGTTTGGGGTGGAAATCACCCTGGAGGAGGCCCGCGCGCCCATGGGCGGGCACAAGCGCGACCACATCGAGGAGATCACCCAGATTGAGGCGGTGCGGAAGCGCTGGGTGGCCGCGCACGGCGCGGAGCCCGGACAGGACGATGTGGACCGGATGTTTGCCGAATTCGTTCCGGCGCAGGTGGCCGTCATCGCCCGCCATGCGGACATCATCCCCGGCTGCCTGGAGGCCTGCGCCGATTTCCGGAAGCGTGGCCTGAAAATCGGCACAACCACCGGATACACCGGGGAAATGACGGCGCCCCTGGTGGAGGCGGCGGCGAAGAACGGCTACAGCCCGGACTGCACGGTGTGCGCCTCGGACGTGCCCGCGGGGCGTCCCGCGCCGTGGATGTGTTTTGAGAACGCGCGCCGACTCGGGGTGTACCCCATGGAGGCGCTGGTCAAGATCGGGGACACTGTGCCGGACATTGCGGAAGGGCTCAATGCGGGGATGTGGACCATCGGCACGGCGGTCACGGGCAACGAAATGGGCCTCACTGAGGCGGAGGCGAAGGCGCTTTCCCCGGCGGAGTTCCAGGCGCGGCGGGGCCGCGCCTCTGCAAAACTGGCGCAAAGCGGCGCGCATTATGTGGTGGACGGCATCGGGGAGGTGCCCGCCGTGCTGGACGAGATTGCCCGGCGCGTGGCGGCGGGGGAGAAGCCATGACCGGCTCCGCCGCCCTTCCGCAGGCGGGGTGGGGCGCCATTCCCCGCGAGGCCCCGGCCTGGCGAGACATTCTGGGTGTGGCGGGCATGCTTCTGCTGGGGGCTTGGATACGCCTGCCCCTCCCGTTCACCCCGGTTCCGGTGACTTTGCAGACCTTTGCGGTGCTGCTGGCGCCGTTCATGGTGGGGCCGGGCCGGGCCATGGCGGGCACCGGACTGTATCTCTCCGCCGGTCTTGCCGGTCTTTTTTCGGGGGTTCCCGTGTTCGCGGCGGCCTCCGGAGCCACGGCGGGCTATTTGGCCGGATTCATGGCCGTCCCGCTGGTCGTTGCCTGGTCCCGCAGCCGCTCCTGGCGGCCTGAGGCGGGCATGTTCCTCTCCCTGCTTCTCATTTACTTTCTGGGCGGGGGATGGCTGGCACTGTTTTTGGGGCTTTCCCCGGCGACCGCCTTCCTGCAGGGCGTGGCGCCTTTTTTGCCCGGCGATGCGGTGAAACTGGCAGCGACGGCGGCCTTGGCGCGCCGGTTGTCTGGTTGAATTTCCCCGCCCCGGCCTCCGCCCCGACCTGAAATGTTTTCTATGTCTGAACCCGCCGTTGACCGTTTTCTTTGAAAGACTTAGAGCTCATGATACAATATATAGACAGGAATGGCTGTTTCCGCAGGGGATAACCGCCCTCCAAAGTGCCAACCGAGACTTAATGCCATGGTGTTGATGCGGTCTGAAAAAGACCCACCCAAAAACAAAGGGCAAAAGCGCCTGGGTGAAATGTTGCTTGATGACGACCTCATCACCCGGGAACAGTTGGCCAAGGCGTTGTCCGTCAAGGCGGAAAAGGGCGGTTATCTGGGCCAGATACTGGTGGAACTGGGCCATATCACGCAGGACACGCTCACCACCTGCCTGGTGACCCAGTGCAAAATCCCCCATTTGAGCCTGCTCGACTACAAAATTAACCGCCAGGTGACCACCCTGCTCCCCGAGGAGGTCTGCATCCGGCTGAACCTGCTTCCCATTGACAAGTTGGGGCGCATCCTGACGGTGGCCATGGTCAACCCACTGGACGCGGAGGCCTTGGAGGAAATCCAGAGACTGTGCCCCGAACTCCGCATCAAGCCCATCCTTTGCGACTGGAACCATTTCAGAATCGTTTCCGAGCGCTTTTTCGGAAACACCCAGCGGCTGGCCATGGCCCCTAAAACTGAGGAGATAGAACCCGCCAAGGCGGCCCCTCCCCCGAAGGGTGAGGGGGCTCCTGAACTTTCACATGAACCCCCTCCCGCCGAAATGGCCGGCAAGATTGAATCGCCGGAAATGGGCGTCTCCGATGACTTGCCAGCGGCGCTTCCCGTGGACACCCCCGCGGAGAACGGCGCCGACAAGGGCGTCAATGGTGTCGACACGACTCTGGCCATTGCAGAAACCCTGCGCGGAGTCATGGAGTCGTCCCTGCGGGACCTGGCGCGGGAACTGCGCGACGGCATCATGGAAAGCCGTTCTCCTGCCATGCCGCCCCCTCCGGATTTCGGTGAACTCGCCCGGAGCATCCAGGAAGCCGTGGGAATGGCGGTGTCAGGGGCCTTTTCGGGGATTAGCGCCGAACTCCGCAGCCTGATGGAGCCGAGAATACCCGAGTCTGGGGCGAAGGAAACGCCCGGACCGGAGGCATGGATAGAGGCCGCCCGGGAGGGGGTGGCTTCTGCGATGCGCGACGCGCTCCAGCAGATGGGCCGTGATTTGGGCGCGGCCCTGGAGACGCGGCGGGAGGCGCAGCCGCCCTCTCCCGACTGGGACGCGATGGCGCGGATTATCAATGAGGGCGTGGCCGGCGCGGTGGAGGAGTCCATGGCCGCCATGACTGTGCAGCTTAAAATGGTGCTGGCCTCCTCCGGGGAGGAGGAGCGGCGGGTGGCGGAACGGCAAACATCGGAACTCGCCGAGCGGTTGGGCGAGGCCATTGCGGGCACCAGGGAGGGGGAGGCGGGCCGGCAGGCCCAACTGGAGCGCATCGCCGAGGCGGCCATGCAGTCGGTGCGGCAGACAGCGGAGCTTGTCGAGTCCCACTTGGTGGCCGAAAACAACCGGCGGGACCTGATGCGGGGCCGCAGGGCGCGCCATGCCTCGGTTACCCCGTTCGGCGCCGTTTCCGGCGCGGACCCGGACGCTGGAACGCGGAGCGACGAGTCGGACGCGGTCATTCTTGACGCATTGCTCTCCGAAACGCCCCTGGAGTCCCTCACCTTCGACGGGTTCTTTCCCGGCAACGCAAACGCCTTCACCTTCAAGGTTTGCCGCGCGGTGGCCGACGCGCCCGGCGGCGAGTACAATCCGCTGTTTCTTTACGGCAGCGTGGGCACCGGGAAGACCCATCTCATCAGCGCGGTGGGCAACCACATTCTGGCCGGGGGCGGGACTTTGTCCCCGCGGGTGGGGTATGTTTCCGCCAGCCACTTTGCCCACCGTCTGGGGGAGGCTGCCGCCGAAAACGCCCTGGACGTGTTCAGGGAGCATTACTGCCACTGGGACGTGCTCATCCTTGACGACATCCAGTTCCTTGGCGGCCGCGTCGAGGCGCAGGAGGAGTTTTTCCACATTTTCAACGCGCTTCACCAAAAGGGACGGCAAATCATCATCGCGGCGGACAAGGCGCCCGACCGGCTGGGTCTGCTGGAGCAGCGTCTGGTGTCCCGGTTCGCAAGCGGGATCGTCGCCGAGCTCAAGGCGCCCGAATGGGAGACGCGGATGCAAATCCTGCGCCACCAGCCCCCCGGGGGCGGCGCCCCGGTTCCGGAGGAGATTCTTTCCCTTATTGCCATGCGGGTTCCGGGGGATGTGCGGAAAATGACCGGCGCCTTGAGAAAAATCACCGCTTTTGCCAAACTAATCGGCAAAGACATCACCGTGGAGACGGCCCAGGAGATATTGAGCCACCTCGGGGTGGGGGAGGCCGCATGAGCCCCCCGCCCCGCGCGCGCCGTCCGGAGCACACACCATGAAAGTGCAGAAGAAAAAGCTCGAGGACATGCTCCTTTCCGAGCACCTCGTCACCTCGGACCAGGTCCGGGAGTGCATGAACATCAACCGGGCCACGGGTCAGGGGCTGCCGCAACTGCTGGTGGAGCGGGGCTACCTGAGCGAGGAGGACCTGGTCATCACGATCAGCGAGCACTTGGGCATCCCGCACATCCGCGTGGCCAACTACAGCATCCCCAAAGAGGTGCTCAGCCACGTTCCCGAGGCCCTGGCCCGCCAGTACCAGATGCTTCCGGTCTCCCTGACCGGCGAGGTGCTGACCCTCGCCATGGCCGACCCGCTCAACATTATGGCGATAGACGACCTGCGGCTGCTCACCAACCATGAGATCGAGCCCGTGGTGGCCATGATCAGCGAGCTGCACGACGCCATTGACCGCCATTACGGCAGCGGCAAGACGGACAAGATTTTCAGGACCCTCACCGAGGCGCAGGCCAACCGCGGGGAGGACGGCGGGGAGGACTTTCAAAGGGCGGAGGAGGAGGTGGAGGACGTCTCCGCGATGGAGGCGGGCGCCGAGGACGAGCCCATCAAGAACCTCACCCGCTTTATCGTCCACAGCGCGCTGGAACGGGGCGCGAGCGACATCCATGTCGAGCCCTTCGAGAAGATCGTCCGGGTGCGCTACCGTGTTGACGGTTCGCTGGAGGAGGGCAAGGCGCCGCCCAAGAACCTGCACACCAACATCATCGCGCGGCTGAAAATCCTTTCCGGCTGCCGGATTGACGAGCACCGGCTGCCCCAGGACGGCCGCACCCGGATGCGCTACAAGGGCCGGGACATTGACTTCCGCGTCGCCTTCCTTCCCTGCAAACACGGGGAGAAGGTGGTGCTCCGCGTTCTGGACCAGAGCAGCCTCACCCTGGACCTGGACAAGCTGGGTTTTGAGCCGCAGCCCATGGACGCCTTCCGCAAGGCCCTGGCCCTGCCGCACGGCATGATCCTGATGACGGGCCCCACGGGCAGCGGCAAGACCACCACCCTGTACAGCGCCCTGCACAAGCTCAACGCGGTGGACACCAACATTGTCACCGTCGAGGACCCCATCGAGTATGAGCTCTTTGGCGTGAACCAGGTCCAGGTCAATTCCCGGATACATTTCA
Protein-coding regions in this window:
- a CDS encoding phosphonoacetaldehyde hydrolase, producing MDFLFRRSYRGPLRGVILDWAGTTVDYGCFAPTLVFLDIFKRFGVEITLEEARAPMGGHKRDHIEEITQIEAVRKRWVAAHGAEPGQDDVDRMFAEFVPAQVAVIARHADIIPGCLEACADFRKRGLKIGTTTGYTGEMTAPLVEAAAKNGYSPDCTVCASDVPAGRPAPWMCFENARRLGVYPMEALVKIGDTVPDIAEGLNAGMWTIGTAVTGNEMGLTEAEAKALSPAEFQARRGRASAKLAQSGAHYVVDGIGEVPAVLDEIARRVAAGEKP
- a CDS encoding biotin transporter BioY, whose protein sequence is MTGSAALPQAGWGAIPREAPAWRDILGVAGMLLLGAWIRLPLPFTPVPVTLQTFAVLLAPFMVGPGRAMAGTGLYLSAGLAGLFSGVPVFAAASGATAGYLAGFMAVPLVVAWSRSRSWRPEAGMFLSLLLIYFLGGGWLALFLGLSPATAFLQGVAPFLPGDAVKLAATAALARRLSG
- a CDS encoding ATP-binding protein; its protein translation is MLLDDDLITREQLAKALSVKAEKGGYLGQILVELGHITQDTLTTCLVTQCKIPHLSLLDYKINRQVTTLLPEEVCIRLNLLPIDKLGRILTVAMVNPLDAEALEEIQRLCPELRIKPILCDWNHFRIVSERFFGNTQRLAMAPKTEEIEPAKAAPPPKGEGAPELSHEPPPAEMAGKIESPEMGVSDDLPAALPVDTPAENGADKGVNGVDTTLAIAETLRGVMESSLRDLARELRDGIMESRSPAMPPPPDFGELARSIQEAVGMAVSGAFSGISAELRSLMEPRIPESGAKETPGPEAWIEAAREGVASAMRDALQQMGRDLGAALETRREAQPPSPDWDAMARIINEGVAGAVEESMAAMTVQLKMVLASSGEEERRVAERQTSELAERLGEAIAGTREGEAGRQAQLERIAEAAMQSVRQTAELVESHLVAENNRRDLMRGRRARHASVTPFGAVSGADPDAGTRSDESDAVILDALLSETPLESLTFDGFFPGNANAFTFKVCRAVADAPGGEYNPLFLYGSVGTGKTHLISAVGNHILAGGGTLSPRVGYVSASHFAHRLGEAAAENALDVFREHYCHWDVLILDDIQFLGGRVEAQEEFFHIFNALHQKGRQIIIAADKAPDRLGLLEQRLVSRFASGIVAELKAPEWETRMQILRHQPPGGGAPVPEEILSLIAMRVPGDVRKMTGALRKITAFAKLIGKDITVETAQEILSHLGVGEAA
- the tadA gene encoding Flp pilus assembly complex ATPase component TadA; the protein is MKVQKKKLEDMLLSEHLVTSDQVRECMNINRATGQGLPQLLVERGYLSEEDLVITISEHLGIPHIRVANYSIPKEVLSHVPEALARQYQMLPVSLTGEVLTLAMADPLNIMAIDDLRLLTNHEIEPVVAMISELHDAIDRHYGSGKTDKIFRTLTEAQANRGEDGGEDFQRAEEEVEDVSAMEAGAEDEPIKNLTRFIVHSALERGASDIHVEPFEKIVRVRYRVDGSLEEGKAPPKNLHTNIIARLKILSGCRIDEHRLPQDGRTRMRYKGRDIDFRVAFLPCKHGEKVVLRVLDQSSLTLDLDKLGFEPQPMDAFRKALALPHGMILMTGPTGSGKTTTLYSALHKLNAVDTNIVTVEDPIEYELFGVNQVQVNSRIHFTFAEALRQILRQDPDVVMVGEIRDGETADVAVKAALTGHLVLSTLHTNDAAGVFPRLIDMGVEPFLVQSSVALAAAQRLLKRVCKECMEPVSVPSDALERFQYTPFDYIPNPRFVHGRGCAKCKDTGYKGRVAVIEAMLNWPEIQPLVLKRAAGQDIKQVAVKCGMRSLRQNALANAAKGITSLEQVLDHTIAD